Proteins encoded within one genomic window of Haladaptatus sp. QDMS2:
- a CDS encoding FAD-binding oxidoreductase, with translation MDGDALGSFRQQFNGEIIQPGDEKYDSARRVWNGMIDKHPALIARCTGVADIITAITYAHEHDMLTAVRGGGHNVAGLAVCDDGLVIDLSELRSVHVDPENRTARVEAGAIWGDVDRETQAFGLIAPGGVVSETGVAGLTLGGGYGHTRRKYGLTSDSVRSIDLVTAAGEFLTASPTEHEDLFWALRGGGGNFGVVTAFEFDLYELGPEVMTVGTMYPLEEAPALMRQWRDVVADAADEISSSAALWRIPDHTVFPEPLRGKPVFIPSSVYAGPVEEGAKAMQPLRELGTPIVDPSGPESYLELQRKFDPFFPAGDRYYWKSRFMGDLSGEAIDTMVEYMTKCPSPRTLVTVRALGGQIARVDPTETAFTDRDSPFMISIDSTWTDPEEDDVNVEWTRKLWDAMAPHATERIYFNFAMNEEGEDVARATFGENYERLVEVKSRYDPENRFRVNQNILPTV, from the coding sequence GTGGACGGGGACGCGCTCGGCTCGTTCCGACAACAGTTCAATGGAGAGATAATCCAGCCCGGCGACGAGAAGTACGACAGCGCTCGTCGGGTCTGGAACGGGATGATAGACAAACACCCGGCGCTCATCGCTCGCTGTACCGGGGTTGCGGACATCATCACCGCGATAACCTACGCCCACGAACACGACATGCTGACGGCAGTCCGCGGTGGTGGTCACAACGTCGCGGGGTTGGCGGTGTGTGACGACGGGCTCGTCATCGACCTCTCGGAACTGCGCAGCGTCCACGTCGACCCCGAGAACCGAACGGCCCGCGTCGAGGCGGGTGCCATCTGGGGCGACGTCGACCGGGAGACCCAGGCGTTTGGGCTCATCGCACCGGGTGGCGTCGTCTCGGAGACAGGGGTCGCGGGACTGACCCTCGGTGGAGGATACGGTCACACGCGACGGAAGTACGGACTGACCTCGGACAGCGTCCGGTCCATTGACCTCGTCACCGCCGCCGGAGAGTTCCTCACGGCCAGTCCCACCGAGCATGAGGACCTGTTCTGGGCGCTCCGGGGTGGTGGAGGGAACTTCGGCGTCGTCACTGCCTTCGAATTTGACCTGTACGAACTCGGACCCGAGGTGATGACCGTCGGGACGATGTATCCGCTTGAGGAAGCACCCGCACTCATGCGACAGTGGCGGGATGTCGTAGCAGACGCAGCCGACGAGATATCGAGCAGTGCGGCTCTCTGGCGGATTCCGGATCACACGGTGTTCCCGGAGCCGCTTCGTGGCAAACCGGTGTTTATCCCCTCGTCCGTGTACGCTGGCCCTGTCGAGGAAGGGGCGAAGGCGATGCAGCCGCTACGAGAGCTCGGAACACCAATCGTGGACCCGAGTGGCCCGGAGTCCTATCTGGAACTACAAAGGAAGTTCGACCCGTTCTTCCCAGCAGGCGACCGCTACTACTGGAAGTCCCGGTTTATGGGCGATCTGAGCGGTGAAGCGATTGATACGATGGTCGAGTACATGACGAAGTGTCCGTCCCCTCGCACCCTCGTGACGGTTCGAGCGCTCGGTGGACAGATTGCCCGCGTCGACCCGACTGAGACTGCGTTCACAGACCGTGACTCGCCGTTCATGATCAGCATCGATTCGACGTGGACAGACCCGGAGGAGGACGACGTGAACGTCGAATGGACTCGCAAGCTGTGGGACGCGATGGCGCCACACGCCACCGAACGGATCTATTTCAACTTCGCCATGAACGAGGAGGGCGAAGACGTCGCACGAGCTACCTTCGGTGAGAACTACGAGCGTCTGGTCGAGGTCAAGAGCAGATACGACCCGGAGAACCGGTTCCGCGTCAACCAGAACATCTTACCCACGGTGTGA
- a CDS encoding winged helix-turn-helix domain-containing protein encodes MAELAAGPRTRLELRDATSASKATISRLLGAFENRGWVARRGEQYHLTELGAYVSTALGEFHGRMETAKNLQGLNSALPLERLGLEIDDLTGATVTSPTASNPLAAMVRLRELELGSFKSLGLASLFPEPCIDARHAAVVGDSQRFEVVVSPTVVEAALSSNCSHKFMELVDADRCEVHLYHGSIEPLASVNDGTACLVVRDKKTDAISLVETPNPTIVGIVSDAFEEYRSQATLLTTDSIRRIFEDDAPVA; translated from the coding sequence ATGGCGGAACTCGCAGCGGGTCCCAGAACGAGGTTGGAGCTCCGAGACGCGACCAGTGCCTCGAAGGCGACAATCAGCCGACTCCTGGGAGCTTTCGAGAACCGCGGATGGGTGGCACGGAGGGGAGAGCAGTATCACCTGACGGAGCTCGGAGCCTACGTCTCAACCGCACTCGGAGAGTTTCACGGTCGTATGGAGACGGCGAAAAACCTCCAGGGGCTGAACAGCGCGCTCCCACTCGAACGACTCGGACTCGAAATCGATGACTTGACCGGGGCCACGGTCACCTCACCGACCGCCTCGAACCCGCTGGCTGCGATGGTACGACTCCGGGAACTGGAACTTGGTTCGTTCAAATCTCTCGGCCTCGCCTCACTGTTCCCCGAGCCCTGTATCGACGCCAGACATGCCGCGGTGGTCGGTGACTCGCAGCGCTTCGAGGTGGTCGTCTCGCCAACCGTCGTCGAGGCGGCACTCTCGTCGAATTGCAGCCACAAGTTCATGGAACTGGTCGACGCCGACCGATGTGAAGTCCACCTTTACCACGGTAGCATCGAGCCTCTCGCATCCGTCAACGACGGGACAGCCTGCCTTGTGGTGAGAGACAAGAAGACCGACGCCATCTCGCTCGTTGAGACGCCGAATCCGACGATAGTCGGGATCGTGTCGGATGCGTTCGAGGAGTACAGAAGCCAGGCCACGCTCCTCACCACCGACAGCATCCGACGGATCTTCGAGGACGACGCTCCGGTGGCCTGA
- a CDS encoding plastocyanin/azurin family copper-binding protein has translation MVAADFNPPRLVIKPTETVTWWNQSIYDHTVTAYEKRIPEGAAYFSSGGFESEEQARNDGDAKLISDGGLYRHTFEVPGHYHYFCIPHETWDTMAGTIIVTTPDGEIPEPPEVVIPDTDHVVQMGPHSYFPEELTIQTGESVGWVNGTGIAHSVTASSIPDGAAYFASGGFVSETAARRDWGGPREGDVLPSAPFTHTFETVGEYEYYCILHDLWMRGTITVRSA, from the coding sequence ATGGTCGCGGCGGACTTCAACCCACCCCGGCTCGTCATCAAGCCCACTGAGACCGTGACCTGGTGGAACCAGAGCATCTACGACCACACCGTCACCGCCTACGAGAAGCGAATCCCCGAGGGGGCAGCGTACTTCAGTAGTGGCGGCTTTGAGTCCGAGGAACAGGCACGCAATGATGGTGATGCGAAGCTCATCAGTGACGGAGGGCTGTATCGACACACGTTTGAAGTGCCTGGCCACTATCACTATTTCTGCATCCCCCACGAGACGTGGGACACGATGGCCGGGACGATAATCGTAACCACTCCGGACGGTGAAATTCCGGAGCCTCCGGAGGTCGTCATTCCAGACACCGACCACGTCGTTCAGATGGGGCCGCATTCATATTTCCCCGAAGAGCTGACGATTCAGACAGGCGAGAGTGTTGGCTGGGTGAACGGGACGGGCATTGCCCACTCTGTCACGGCGAGTAGCATCCCGGACGGGGCGGCCTACTTCGCAAGCGGTGGCTTCGTGTCAGAAACCGCTGCTCGTCGGGATTGGGGTGGCCCACGCGAAGGCGACGTCCTTCCCAGCGCCCCGTTCACGCACACCTTCGAGACCGTGGGCGAGTACGAGTATTACTGCATCCTCCACGACCTCTGGATGCGGGGGACGATAACGGTCCGATCGGCGTAG
- a CDS encoding transcription initiation factor IIB family protein, giving the protein MSSTNASEKTVSEEQTTTTNQCGRELTIEREPAGRSKCPECDGRVVTQDEESFCTDCGLVVAAEWVDLSPTLVDLGMIGNALQSIETVDPLRTDKGLHTKITKSTDGYGNPLSNKQWRKFQRLRKWHRRYQFGDERKRTKRLNEGLRDVEMIGGNLRLPDHVVKTAAKYLRRASEARLAGGRMAWEALAGGAVLIATRESRVDRNEIDVGVATYTKAPHERVCAAARKIRCELGVDTVPATRPNAVMVVMDALDEDALSGSAAVRTWRLAKYLMHLGDQKPVGPGTSRLTIAAAALYGADRLTPHKHLTQGQVAEAASRVVQTSKSRISRYSCELVDAFEARHGGNDPGIVLEQEPDTLH; this is encoded by the coding sequence ATGTCGAGTACCAACGCGAGCGAAAAGACGGTTTCGGAGGAACAGACAACAACCACCAATCAGTGCGGTCGTGAACTCACAATCGAGCGAGAGCCTGCAGGACGGTCGAAGTGTCCGGAGTGTGATGGTCGAGTGGTGACCCAAGACGAGGAGTCGTTCTGTACTGATTGCGGGCTGGTCGTCGCAGCTGAGTGGGTCGACCTAAGCCCGACGCTGGTCGATCTGGGAATGATTGGTAATGCGTTGCAGAGCATCGAGACGGTGGATCCGCTGCGGACGGACAAGGGCCTACACACGAAGATTACGAAGAGTACTGACGGATACGGGAATCCGCTCAGTAACAAGCAGTGGAGGAAGTTCCAGCGTCTTCGGAAGTGGCACAGGCGCTACCAGTTTGGAGACGAGCGCAAGCGAACGAAACGGCTCAATGAGGGGCTGCGTGACGTCGAGATGATCGGCGGCAATCTGAGGCTTCCCGACCACGTGGTCAAGACGGCAGCGAAGTACCTGCGACGCGCCTCGGAGGCACGATTAGCCGGCGGGCGGATGGCATGGGAGGCACTCGCCGGCGGTGCCGTACTCATTGCAACACGTGAATCAAGGGTTGATCGTAACGAGATTGACGTCGGAGTGGCAACCTACACGAAGGCGCCTCACGAGCGAGTGTGTGCCGCGGCACGGAAGATTCGGTGCGAACTCGGAGTTGACACAGTCCCTGCCACTCGGCCGAACGCCGTGATGGTGGTCATGGACGCGCTTGATGAGGATGCACTCTCGGGGAGTGCAGCCGTGCGGACGTGGCGGCTGGCGAAGTATCTCATGCACCTCGGCGACCAAAAACCGGTTGGGCCGGGGACGTCGCGGCTCACTATCGCGGCGGCGGCACTCTATGGCGCAGATCGGTTGACGCCTCACAAACATCTCACCCAGGGACAGGTTGCGGAGGCGGCCAGTAGGGTCGTGCAGACGTCGAAAAGTCGGATCAGTCGGTACAGTTGCGAGCTCGTTGACGCCTTCGAGGCCCGACATGGAGGCAACGACCCGGGTATCGTCCTGGAGCAAGAGCCGGACACCTTGCACTGA
- a CDS encoding helix-turn-helix transcriptional regulator, with product MHDLTGFQRDLLYVIAGSEDPHGLAIKEELEPYYEKEIHHGRLYPNLDTLVEKGLVEKGELDRRTNYYAATRRGRREIEARERWERQYRNTED from the coding sequence ATGCATGATTTGACCGGGTTCCAACGCGACCTGCTGTATGTCATTGCTGGGAGCGAAGACCCTCACGGGCTCGCTATCAAAGAAGAACTCGAACCGTACTACGAGAAGGAGATTCACCACGGACGTCTCTACCCGAACCTCGACACGCTCGTCGAGAAAGGCCTTGTTGAGAAGGGTGAGCTCGACCGGCGGACGAATTACTATGCGGCTACTCGACGCGGGCGCCGTGAGATCGAAGCTCGTGAACGATGGGAACGTCAGTATCGGAACACCGAAGACTGA
- a CDS encoding site-specific integrase, whose amino-acid sequence MRLDPYPTRDDGMRVWLSKEEMQQLINEADGPQQKIAFLLGGRCGLRRSEITQVCPKDFVTGPTGKHVRIWEDYAKREHYREPPVPDNLYSIVETFAWNRDDDAPVVDVPDKYVYRWVRRAADRLQVQTGDEGWQFVGPHDLRRTWGTHLLEQGVLPSVVMAFGGWDDWDTFRRHYLGEFSPEAIRRECAKVDFLGGEPEVDRLQVGTMPQPRTQYRQ is encoded by the coding sequence ATGCGACTCGACCCCTACCCCACCCGCGACGACGGCATGCGCGTCTGGCTCAGCAAAGAGGAGATGCAACAGCTCATCAACGAAGCTGACGGCCCCCAACAGAAGATTGCATTCTTGCTCGGCGGTCGGTGTGGACTCCGGCGGAGCGAAATCACGCAGGTCTGCCCGAAGGACTTCGTCACTGGCCCGACCGGGAAGCACGTCCGTATCTGGGAAGACTACGCCAAGCGCGAGCACTACCGCGAACCGCCTGTTCCCGACAATCTGTACAGCATCGTCGAGACCTTCGCGTGGAATCGCGACGACGATGCTCCTGTGGTTGATGTGCCCGACAAGTACGTCTACCGTTGGGTGCGACGCGCCGCCGACCGGTTACAGGTGCAAACTGGCGACGAAGGCTGGCAGTTCGTCGGTCCACATGATTTACGCCGAACATGGGGGACGCATCTCCTCGAGCAGGGAGTGCTCCCGAGCGTAGTCATGGCGTTCGGTGGCTGGGATGATTGGGATACCTTTCGGCGGCACTATCTCGGTGAGTTCTCACCTGAGGCGATTCGGCGTGAGTGTGCGAAAGTTGATTTCCTTGGTGGTGAGCCGGAAGTAGACCGCCTGCAGGTCGGGACGATGCCACAGCCGCGAACGCAGTATCGTCAGTGA
- a CDS encoding DUF6516 family protein, with the protein MTFQVIENTEDRTSNTVIRRKIYRTDDPQYPSGYRHALHYGFLDGQGVILRYDNENQTPGRHERHTPGGIEEIEFPGMITLRDRFLKEIQDLP; encoded by the coding sequence ATGACGTTCCAGGTCATCGAGAACACCGAAGACAGGACGAGCAACACGGTCATTCGCCGGAAAATCTACCGAACTGACGACCCACAGTATCCCAGCGGGTACCGACACGCCCTTCACTACGGGTTTCTCGATGGCCAGGGCGTCATTCTCCGCTACGACAACGAGAACCAGACACCCGGGCGCCACGAACGCCACACGCCCGGCGGCATCGAAGAAATCGAGTTCCCCGGAATGATAACACTCCGTGACCGGTTCTTAAAGGAAATCCAGGACCTCCCATGA
- a CDS encoding transcriptional regulator yields MTTNTLKITYGQRENNQRAAHERLRRAEAGKAFDEQEAAFILNFEDLDDVERLMRRLNLQLLDVIASERPKSIRETARLVNRDYKEVHRNLKELEALGVIEFTTAGNSKRPILRDGAEAIDLSITFPIDSDTANAKSHHGTSA; encoded by the coding sequence ATGACCACGAACACACTCAAAATCACATATGGACAGCGCGAGAATAATCAGCGAGCCGCTCACGAGCGACTCCGTCGGGCGGAAGCTGGAAAAGCGTTCGACGAACAGGAGGCAGCGTTCATCCTCAATTTTGAGGATCTCGACGACGTCGAACGACTCATGCGTCGGTTGAACCTCCAGCTTCTGGATGTCATCGCCAGTGAGCGCCCGAAAAGTATCCGAGAGACGGCTCGACTCGTCAATCGCGATTACAAAGAGGTCCACCGGAACCTCAAAGAACTCGAAGCGCTCGGTGTTATCGAATTCACGACAGCGGGAAACAGCAAGCGTCCGATTCTTCGCGATGGGGCCGAGGCGATCGATCTCTCGATTACGTTTCCCATCGACTCCGACACGGCAAACGCCAAGTCTCACCACGGGACGTCGGCGTGA